Below is a genomic region from Populus trichocarpa isolate Nisqually-1 chromosome 15, P.trichocarpa_v4.1, whole genome shotgun sequence.
CACCAAACAtgatagtggtggtggtgatacTGGGAATTCTCCTCTTCGATCATGCCTTGAACAATATTGCGAAACTCCTCAACATGACAAGGAATAGTGATGGGGCCTTGTTGATCAAATCCAAACTCTTCCTCAGCTTCTTTCAACAGGTGCATGAAGAGTGGATGATTTATATAAATCACAGGAATCACAAACCTTTGTTGCTCCTCACCTTGACCTACCATGACAGCAAGACACCCTTTTGGGATATCTTTCAACTCTTTCTTcctgtggtggtggtggtggtggtggttttttGGCAAGTGAATATGGAAATTCAAATGGAGTTTATCCCCACTCCCCATTTTTCcacaacccaaaaaataaaagagaaaatcgAAGAAACAGCAAAAGAAACTTAAAAGCCCAAGcttgctttcttttcttgtttttgcacTGAAGTTCTTGGATATTGGCTATAAGAAAACGAGAGAGAAAGGCCAAGGGTCAGAGGCAGAAATGGCCAGCTTGAAAAGGGTAAAAGAAGAGCCTGTAAGAGATCTTGGTATGTTGCTCATGATATATGAGAATCAAAGAAGAACAACATAAgcacaagaaagaaagattgaGAGGTCATTGTGCTGTGAagattggtttttaattatatatataaatataaatatatataggaGTGGATGGTTAGACTATACACACAAAAAGGTTATTCAAGAGACAGAAACAGCTAGAGTTGCAAAGAGTTCACATCCTGGgaaggtctttttttttcctccaatgATTTGCTGTCTAGGAAAAGAGAAGGTAATAATACATAAAAATGATTTCACAGCTGGGATCGAAACACGCTATATATTTACAGGTAATTTGCTTGAAATATTTGACTTTTAACAAGGAAAGGGTCCTTTgagttttaagaaataaattactAACCATTATTTGTCGGGCAAAAACTATGTTTCATGTGATTgcttcaaatcaataaaaaatttatttgaagttaaaaaaattaatttttttaaaaatataattaaatcgcGCGTGATtccaaacaaaacctaaaattaGCTATgtttaaatagtgttttgttattattttgatataaaaaaatagagatactGAAGAGATAAAACACATTTCGTTGTATTTCATGTTTTGAATTtccataaattcattttaaaattaatataaaaataaatttagtttatattttcatctctttaattaaatatgtttttgtctcTTCTATACATGTTAATTATTTCTATCTTAGAATAATaccaaacataatataaaaataaacacaataaatttattttagattaaaaaaggaaattacaattttttttatagataaaataatttttatagagatttttatttttaagctgGAGATGATATGAGCTCTGtcttaattagaaaaatttcttcttcttctttaagaaaattgaattttatttatatttttttaaaattgaaaattgatatttttttaaaatctcttcaatatttatatttttttaggcaaCAAATCAAGACCATCTCCATGGTCGTAATGGACTGTTCATAAATTCAAAAGCCAATGATATTGGAATTAggagaaaataaattgcaaaTAGCAATCACCACTCTTAAAGTTTGCTTACCTGACAAGACACGTGGATAATGACGAAAGGTAAAACGTTATCCACGTATGAAATGTGGGACCCCTGAATTGAAATCCTGACGGGCAATGAGGTGCCCTGTACATGTCAGCATGAAGGGAACAGCCAATAGCTGAATAGCAAGCCTCGAAAATATCCAACTTGACATCCGAATAGCATAAGATTatttttccaggaaaaaaaaagatgaagagtcaaacattgaaaagacaaaacaaaatacaaaatacaaaatataattatatttgattgtgatatatatatatatatatggtaaaataattgtttttgtattttatttagtaaataataaataaaaatcataatttttttttaaaaatattttatctttggGCAagcttacatttttttttaaaaataattatatattattttttactttagtttaaattgaatgttaaaattaataatagtataataaatctaattataaaactcGAAGCAGGTTAACAATTTAACCCGAGATCTGAACAAGTCGAGGCttgaatttaacaaaaacaaataaaaaaataattgacttggatttatcaaattaaaaacatgggTTGACCCGtgatttgaaataaaacccaatttaaaactcattgatttttttaaaaaaaatattaaaaacttcaTTTGgatcccttttaaaaaaaaattagtttaactaGAGCCCGTGTATACTCTTGAAACTCATAACTTGAGCCTTGTCGtgtgttatattttaaaactattattttacatTTGGATAAATTTGTGATTAAGAATTTTTATAgggatattttataaataataaatattatctatgAAAACATatacattatattttgaaaattaaaaaattcactttaaaactttaaaattatttttatatctttaatttttaatcaataggTATATAACTAAATGCTATCaaagttcatatttttaaatgacaaccaatatgattaattaattacttaccACTTACTTATTTTTGCAAAATTGTATACGAATTAAACATCTATAGGGAGGGGGGACCTCAGTAAAGGTCCAATCAAGGACCGGATCTTTTGCCGGCTTTCATTGCAAAAGCTTCGTCATTACCAATCATCATTAATGCCAAGCATGATAATTGGAAATCTTCGTGCCTGGGCTCACTGCCCTCCAATTGGACAACAAACACATAGATCATCTAGTTTAGTTTAGGGGAaactattcttttttaaaaaaatattaaaagtatgtaaattttttattacagTATCATTAAATACAAGcggtttgattttgaaaatggttAACTGTGCCTCgttcaagttttaaattaaatagaatggaagttaattcaaaacaaattattcaatttaacagatttaaaaataatttagatgattaataaaaacatgacatatcttttaaaaaattctaaaataaaaatattttttaatattgaaacgaTGTCAAATTAGATCGATCTTGGTCATCCTGCGACTTTGGTCATAGACttcaatgagtttaataactttattatttttataaattatttttatgataaaattaaatgctTATAGAATCAAACACTAACCctaaaaacaatgtttatttgatattgtgataaccctatagaaagtagaaaaaataaaccatgaattttatttcccaaacaatattaaagaatagtgaaataaaaaagaaaaaattagaaatattaaatgactaaaaactaaaaaaaaaaatatcaggttTGATGGGTAAACCCATGAATCGGGTAATCCGGATCACCACGTCAAACCCACAAATAAGGTAATGGACTCCATtaggattaatattttttttctaaaccaccgtttatttaactatacgataacaaaaataaacaattataaaatcgAACGTCAAACCAAtattgagatttaaaaaaagactatgataaccttatagaaaacaaaatgaaacaaattatgaaactcaattcttaattacTCCAATATCAagggatgaaaaaaaatgaacttaaaaaagaagaagttaaacttgtcaaacccgTCAACAGGCTCAtagactttttaaaatttaataacatttttttatgaaactaattttcttaactatatgataaaaaaaaataaacgatcACATAATCGAGTTtgtttaattggaaaaaaataaaaaaataccttgcTAAACCGGCAAGCCAGGGCAACTAAGGTCATCTCGCCAAACTCGCAAACCGAGTCACTAACTCCATAAAGtttaatctagttttttttctaaaatattttttatttaactaaaccttttttaaaaaataggtctttttttaaaaaattaattttttttttcaattttataatttaagatTAGGTTATTAGACCTtgaactttgtgattttttcgtTATTCTTTCTACAGGGTTATCTAGATCTCATATCTCTGGTCACATGTTAATCTAGTTAGCTTGGGTTGACTGagagtttttcttaatttttttatttttttttattttatctttcatcgTCTAGTTTCCTTTATAGTTAAtcttcattatttaattatattattaaattaatcaaggtattgatttaaaaacactaccatcatttagatttatttttatatattaaaaacactaATGCGGCCCGTGACATCGCGCCGCGCACCATTCCAGCAACAACTATATGATAGTCGGTGTCTTGATTGCTTGTACAAACCGTATTGCGGATTTTCCTAGTTATTTTTTCACCAGTTAAAGGTAACAATCGCAGAAGATATAATTAACATCTAAGCTTCACAAGATTCAGCTACCTCTTCTGATGGTGAATTCCAGGCACAGTGGGGAAGAAAGCAACAGGCTGGACCCTCCTAGCTATCTGGTCCTCTTCTATGATTTTCTATCTTGCTTCCAACTTTCCAGGGCCCCAGATGGACGGGCAAGATAACCAGCAGCGTCAGTGGTCAATCAAGATCCATTACATAGGGTAAAAGATAAAGCTCACACACTGTTTCAGAATAATCATTAGGCTGTGAGTCATTCTCAAGTGAGATCAGCAACAATATTAGACGTTGATTTAACCATCAGTTTTAAGATGAAACATCCCCATTTCTGAGATGCTAATGATCAGAGATAGCAAGATcgcaacaataataatagtttaattcgtgaagttttaaatttatttttaaataattattagtttaagtTTTCTTAAAACTATTAGAAACTTACATGAGCTCATCTAAatactcatattaataataataataataaataccaGCAAGTTTCCTCAGAGCCACTAGAAGTTTATATGTTCGTTAACTTTAGAgccaataaaattaatcgaggCACACACAAGCTGATATAGATAcccacaataataataataataataataaataccaACAAGTTTCCTCAGAGCCACTAGAAGTTTACATGTTCGTTAACTTTAGAgccaataaaattaatcgagacaCACAAAAGTTGATCTAGATacccataataataataataataataataataaataccaATAAGTTTCCTAGAGCCACTAGAAATTTACATGTTCGTTAACTTTAGAgccaataaaattaatcgaggCACACACAAGCTGACTTAGATacccataataataataataaaaaaaaaaaaccagcaatAATGGAATAATAACCTCTAGAACTTCAAATACGCTTGAGTTTGTAATCCTTGTGAGTGATATGATCATGGCCTTTGCTTTTCATTCttccactatatatatatatatatatatatatatagtggatATACGTGATTTTAACTTTGTTTACAGACAAATCATacataattttcatataaattacGTGGCAACCATATGGAAGCctattcaataataatatagtAGTACTACAActctaaaaaagagaagatatatAGCTCTAAAATAGCTATTACtattccttaaaaaaacatataaatttgatattttcaattattatgtatctttctttatttttatttttatttttaaatatcatatatatttaacCATTTATATCTGTAATGGTAATATATACATTGCAAAACAAATCATATGGatctttctcttgtttttctttttcttttttatatataaaagctaaaaactcatgtttattatgtgtttggtaatgttatgcaatatgtttttttagaagtatttttaaattaaaaatatattaaaataatattttttaaatatttatatcactGTATCAAAACTATTGAAAAttgtctaaaaaatattaatttgattttttcaagtaaaaaaaacactttagagtgtatttgttttttggttcaaaaaacaattttgaaattttttattttttttcaagttattttttataattttagatagtTTTGATAGGGTgatattaaaagttaattttaaaaaataaaaaaatattttaaatattaactgTCACCATCATAACTTCAATACTGCCTTGATAACCCGTAACCAGGGGTAACAATTGCAGGTCTGAGCCAACTGGGCTAATCTTTACAGCGCGACCACTTATTGAGCTAGCTCTAGCCATTTGGGCTGGGCATTTAAAGCCATGGGATCTATAGCATATCGATTGATCGATcactaataattaataaacacGGGCTAGCTTAGGACCCTTAATAAAGTCCTTGAAGAAGTTCCTTCAAATTTGTGAAGACAAGAAAGAAGTTTCTAATGGCAACCGAGTTTTCCTTGTCTATATATAGGCCCTGCCGAGTTCATTATCTTATTATTCAGTGCAAACTGTTGCATAGCGATAGGAGATGAAAGAAAGCAAGACCAACGATTGCCACCATTAGAGCAAGAAAAGTTGCCAAGGTTAACAGTGAAAGAGTTGGTATCTGGGACAGAATATGTTCTTGGCTTGATGAGATTGAAGCATAGTATATATAGATAGTTTATTTACCTACATTGATCGATCGATCCGCAACAAAATTGGACTTAGAATCTTCCATGGTTTAGGTTAagatatgaatatatatatatagattatgtTCTCTTAATCTACACCTGCTGATTAATTTTCAACATGATCTTTGATATGATCAATATCCCTATATATTTAACATGAACACGAAACGATATtaacctgaaaaaataatatctataataattaatacCAAACAGCATAAATAACCTAATCTTAGCTAATCAATTGGAATAACCTGGCCACGTGCCATACTGCACATTAGCATGAATGTCTTGGTCGAGCTGCAATTTTAACTTTGTATTATTAATTACAAGCACATCGATCCCTCTGGCCAGCTTCCTGCTTCTCCGGCAACCGGCATGTGTATATATCCTTAGGCAGCCAACGAATCGATGATTGGTCTGATTACCAATATACCCTTCTCTTGATTGaaatgttcacaagaaaaaggAAGATCACCAAGAAACCAGGTTCTAGTATAACCCCAATGAGAAAGCAACGTGGAAGTTGCATTGTTTTCTTGTTGTGATATGgttaaagaagataaaaaagggTAAGCGAAAAAGCTCGTTAAGACCCCATAGAGTAATGATAAAGACAAGAAGGAATCGGACGGACCAAAGGGAGTTGAATCTTTGTAAATGATGGGAATTTTGTGACTTGAATCGCAGATGAAAGACAAAGGAAAGTGAGAAGAGGGAAAGCAAGAAGAGGGGCAATGATGGAGTGGAAATTAAATCGCCAAGTCAAAGGTGGTGTCATGGAATGGATCAAAGGTAGAAGAAATGTTCAACATGGCATAACCTAATAATCAACTGAATTGCTATAACAAATGGTGTTGGTCATGATGATATTATTGATAATGGCAATGATAATGATTACGTTGAAGATTACAAGGcaaaggtggtggtggtgttggtttaaaaagaaattagggTTGGAAAATGCATAGAAATCAAAGATTTGATGATCGGAAGGGGGATGGAGAGAGATCAAAGAATTGAATATACGGTACTTTTTTCTCCCCAGTTCCCAATCGGCTGAAACCAGGCCGGTGGAAAGCTACAAAAGGAAGGAAAACAATTGAGAAAGGAAAAGCAGAGGGCAGataagagtatatatatatatatggttgatTTGATTTCGGGTTTGTATGGTTAGGTGATGAGATTGTTTTGGTATATGAATGTACGTGCCAAAaacttttgttaattttaggtaagaatgattatttttttttaaatattcatatgaatatCGAGTCAAcagacatttttttatataaaaaaacccttcaatgtttgataaaagaatataatatctTGGGAATGAAAAAATTACAGCTATATTTAGATCCTAGATATATTGTTGTCTGGTACTAGCTAGAAACTAAAGGCAAATCTTGAGACAAAATGCTCACCTAGATGATTACGGGGGCTGTATTTTAACTTCAATATCTGCACAATGCATTGAAGTTGTCTAGGTCGTAATGGCATGCAACGACTAAAGATGTGTTAATTAAGCACTATGTcatggaccaaaataaaaaatccagcCAGCAGAAGATTTGCTCATTCCATGGATATAAaccatactttaaaaaaaaaatatatatatacattaaaacaaacttctttaatataaatttgatctgtaaatatatatattccttttagtacaaaacacataatatttatgGGCTCAATTTTTAGCCCATTTCCATACATCTTTAATGGGCTTGAGTAGAATACCCGAGTCCAGGTATCAAAGTGAGCTCTAGGCAACGTTCGAGTGCTGAACATATCCAGCACCTCCTTATAAGCTCGGGTGGGGTAGCTCGAGCCCAAGTGTGTTGGGCGTCCGCCCGACACCTTTCATTCCctaagctaaataaaaaatatttttaaaaataactattattacaaACTGTCAAATTGCATTACTTCACTTTATGTTCTGAAATCCCTATAAATTATTCGATATATATGTACTATCATTTGAGCCACAAGACTCGGTTGTCATTCAAGTTGTAGAGCCCGTTTGGTTACGAGGTAGAGGTTGCGTTTCTTTAAAAACGCACTGAGCAAatgtttggttaagaaaaaaaaactgtttacTGTGCATGGGTCTCACAATAAATTACGTGCGAAACGCAGGCAGATGGAAAGCAGAAAAATGCTGCTTTCTTACGCGGCTCTCAATTCAACCATGatacactgttcagtgaacaatatatcatgcctccactgttcagtgaacagggGAGGCATACTccactgttcattgaacagtggagcatgtgaacagtgcgaATTGCAGTGTTCAcgtgaaattcttttttttctttttttagtgtgttaatttttttaacattttttttaaaaacactagtataaagtgaattaattaaattcactcgcactgtaatatcaattttatacttgataatattttatctacgctcaaaaaattatgaaaactgtaattcttatcggatgaattttgtacgtaatggaattataaatagtttaatggaataataaaaagtattttttataaaatattttttattttatgatgtaataggagtaattaattctacaatatttaaatttaaaaccatcaatattaatatatgtttttttaaattattttataacctcaatttcaaaagcattcttaaccaaacatattaaactactttttcttcaacctcaatttcaaccacatttttaaccaaacacctatttttttcaaatcaacctcaactaaaagtactttttacaaaacaacttttttcaaaccacaatcacaacagctaccgcaatatcaaacacactcgtaagtgaattaattaatctttagtATTTGGCTTTTGAATACAATTATAAGTACTTAATCGTACTTCATGTTTGTAAACCAATACAATACACAAGGTTAGCTTGTTCATCAATATTGTATATTTAAAACACcgattttttctttaagaactaattacaatattaaaacatatatttttttttccaatcaaataCATCTCAatcgatttttttatcttgaaatactAAACAAACACCATAGAATTCTCCAagaactaataaataaatatatttacgtACAAACACAAAGGTAGCCTAGCTAGggattaaagaataattttctAAGACCTAGgaactaatatatataatatgattgccaagaagaagaagaagaaccggTAGAATTAATGGCAGCAGAGGGCCGGATCGAGTTGGGACTTTGCATGCTAACATGGATAGCATCATGTCAATTGAGAACACGTTAATCGAATAAGATTAAAACTAATTAAGCAGTGATCAGacattactttaatatatttgtttttgtttctgctgatattttacattttactACACTAAAAAGCAGAGAAAAGTGGTTCAAGGCATGGCATTTCCAGCGATCCCTTTCTGTTGGACCTAGCTCgatcctatatatataaaagtgaaagcctctctcttttttacctTTGTCTTCCTGCATTGCACACCTGCCACCCActattgataatatatatacatatatatatatatatagtaagtgCTTTACAATTTTTTGAGATATTTAGCCTAGCACCAAGCCCCTGTGGTCCAAACAATACAATAATACT
It encodes:
- the LOC7464516 gene encoding auxin-responsive protein SAUR32: MGSGDKLHLNFHIHLPKNHHHHHHHRKKELKDIPKGCLAVMVGQGEEQQRFVIPVIYINHPLFMHLLKEAEEEFGFDQQGPITIPCHVEEFRNIVQGMIEEENSQYHHHHYHVWCFRV